A part of Lutra lutra chromosome 2, mLutLut1.2, whole genome shotgun sequence genomic DNA contains:
- the LEPROTL1 gene encoding leptin receptor overlapping transcript-like 1 gives MAGIKALISLSFGGAIGLMFLMLGCALPIYNQYWPLFVLFFYILSPIPYCIARRLVDDTDAMSNACKELAIFLTTGIVVSAFGLPIVFARAHLIEWGACALVLTGNTVIFATILGFFLVFGSNDDFSWQQW, from the exons ATGGCCGGCATCAAAG CTTTGATTAGTTTGTCCTTTGGAGGAGCAATCGGGCTGATGTTTTTGATGCTTGGATGTGCCCTTCCAATATACAA ccaaTACTGGCctctctttgttctgtttttttacaTCCTTTCACCTATTCCATACTGCATAGCGAGAAGATTAGTGGATGATACAGATGCTATGAGTAACGCTTGTAAGGAACTTGCCATATTTCTTACAACAGGCATTGTTGTCTCAGCTTTTGGGCTCCCTATCGTATTTGCCAGAGCACATCTG ATTGAGTGGGGAGCTTGTGCACTTGTTCTCACAGGAAACACAGTCATCTTTGCAACTATACTGGGCTTTTTCTTGGTCTTTGGAAGCAATGATGACTTCAGCTGGCAGCAGTGGTGA